DNA sequence from the Pseudodesulfovibrio senegalensis genome:
GCTGCGAGAACGGCGACCTCTCGCGTACGTGTTGTACGCGTCGAGCCCGCCATTTTCTTGCGCCTTGCCCCCGTCCGTTTCTCGCCCGCCAGAGCGGTTTGTTTGGGGGACATGCCGTCGAGTTGAATGGGATAGGGTGGAGAATGATCATGGACGATTTGCAATTACAGCTTCTGATTGACCTGCATATATCAAATTTCAGGCAAGGCCCGGGGGGCGAAAACGAGACAAGGCAGGCTCTGAAGCTGGCCGGGGTCGACAACTCGCGCCCACTCAAGGTTGCGGATATAGGTTGCGGCACAGGCGCTTCGACCCTGCAACTTGCCAAGGAATTGGATGCCGAAATTATCGCCGTGGACTTCCTGCCTGAGTTCCTTGAGGAACTTCAGGCCAGAGCAAAAAAACAGCTGGGAAGCTCGGCGGATATGATCACCACCATGAATTGCTCCATGGATGCATTGCCGTTTGCCGATGAAGAGTTTGATCTCATCTGGTCGGAGGGGGCGATTTACAACATGGGCTTTGAGGCCGGAGTGTCGGCGTGGAAGCGGTTTCTGAAGCCGGGAGGCAAACTCGTCATTTCGGAAATCACGTGGTTGACGGCCGAACGCCCGTTCGAACTTCAGTCTCACTGGGATGCTGAGTATCCGGAAATCAGTGTTGCTTCAGCGAAGATGGAAATTCTGGAACGCCATGGCTACAGCCCTGAAGGCTACTTCTACCTGCCTCCCCGTTGCTGGATCGATAATTACTATCGTCCCATACGGGAGGGGTTGGACGCGTTTCTGGATCGAAATGGGACGAGTGCCTTGGCCAAGGAGATTGTCGAATGTGAAAAGGCCGAAATGGCGCTTTATGACAAGTTTCAGGATTATTATAGTTATGGCGTGTATATAGCCAAAAAGATCTAGAGGTGGAGAACTTCGGTATATTGAACAGCCGGAGTTCATCCGTAATCAAACAAAGGACGGCTGCATATGGGCGCACCATTCGGCCAGGCAGTCGGACTTCGGTTGAGGCAGGGTGTTTCGGTCCGGGGTTGGCCTTGGGTTGATTGAGTATGTCGGTGTGTGGCTGTCGCTGTGCCGCGTCTGGTCTGGACGGCGTTTTGCGTCCCCGGAGATGTCCGGGAGCCGATACCGGAAGATTTTATCCGCCCGGAATCCAGAGACAAAAAAGTATGGATTATATGATCGACCCAGTAAGACCTGATTGACAATACCGATTGCGGAAATTCGAGTTGCATGGTAACTCACGCCCTGAGTTTCACATTTTTTCAAGCGATTTGCGCATGTGCGGAATGGGTTTTCCGTAGCGTGAATTGCTTTTGGTTGTGGCGATTTTTCTACGGCGTCGGTGTTGTCATGACGGCATCGCAGACTTTTTTTCGCTGCACGTTGTCGGCATGATCGACGAATGTAGTAGACTGGTTGGGAGGAATATTATGCAGAACACCAATGGCTGGAATTGGGAGCCGGGCCGCAGGAAGGAGACCTTCTCCGACTGTGAGCAGGGTTCCGAGTGGCTGGAAGAGTGGCACGTGAGCCCGGACGGCGAAAAGGTGGCATGTGTCGCCTGTACCGCGCCCGCGGAATTCGCAATGTGTGTCAACGGAAAGCTCGGCGAAACCGTTTACGAAAAAATCATTTGCCCGCGGTTTGACCAGGACGGCAAGCTGGCTGCTTACGTGTCTCAGGACATGGAGTGGTTCGTGTACGTCGATGGTGAAACATGGGAAGAGGGATACGGTTTTGCCTGGGATCTGAAGAGCGCTGGCGGTCATGTGGCCACTGCCGTGCAGCAGGACATGCGCTATGGCATGGCCGTGGACGGCAAGCTCTGGGACAATCTTTTCGAAAACGGCAACAACTTCTGTCTCAGCCCTGATGGCTCGCGCACTGCCGCCGCCGTTCAGGTGGAGCCCATGGGGCAGGCCGAGATATACAAGTTTCAGGACGGCGTGTTCAGCCTGGCCGTGGATGGCGAAGCCATCGGCGATTTGGTCATGAACGTGTACAATCCGACCTTCAGCCCGGATTCCAAGAGCGTGGCCTGCGAGGTGCGCACTTCCCTGTACGAATACTCCATTGCCGTGGACGGCAAGAAATGGGGCACTTCGTACAACGGCGTGTGGGCTCCGGCCTTCAATCCGGTTTCCGGCGCCGTGGTCGCTCCTGTCCGCATTGGCGGCAAGTGGGGCCTGGCCGAAAACAACAACATCATCTGGCAGCCCAAGTACACCCAGCTCTGGAAGCAACGCTTCACTGCGCAGGGCGACATCTGGGCCGTGTGTTCCCCGAGCTACGGCGAGTTCACCCTGGTCAAGAACGATGCTCCGTGGAGCGTGAGCGCCGCCGTTGTCTACGATGTGGCCGTGAGTCCGGATGGACAGCGCGCCGCCGCCGTGGCCCGTGGCCACGACCGCCGCTACAAGGTCATGATTGACAACAAGTTCTGGCCCGGCAGCTTCGAGATGATCTGGCGTCCGGTGTTCAGCGCGGACAGCGCCAACTGCGCTGCTCGCGTGGACATGGGTTCCAAGCAGACAATCATGGTCAATGGCAAGGCATTCGGCGAAGAATTCGACCAGTGCTTTGAACCTGCCTTCAGCCCGGACAGCTCCAAGGTGCTGATCAAGGCTCGCAACGGCAAGGAATACATTCGCATCGTCGCTGACGTCAGCGAATTCAAATAAGGGGGAAGGAAATGTATAACAGCATTTACGACGTAGTCACCGGCCCCCTGGCATGGTTCGGTTGGGCCGTGTTCATTCTGGGAAGCCTGTATCGTATGGCCTCGCTGTACAGCGAAGCCAAGAAAAAGGACGTTTCTTCCTTGGCCTATGTCAAGGCG
Encoded proteins:
- the tmcD gene encoding electron transfer complex subunit TmcD; this encodes MQNTNGWNWEPGRRKETFSDCEQGSEWLEEWHVSPDGEKVACVACTAPAEFAMCVNGKLGETVYEKIICPRFDQDGKLAAYVSQDMEWFVYVDGETWEEGYGFAWDLKSAGGHVATAVQQDMRYGMAVDGKLWDNLFENGNNFCLSPDGSRTAAAVQVEPMGQAEIYKFQDGVFSLAVDGEAIGDLVMNVYNPTFSPDSKSVACEVRTSLYEYSIAVDGKKWGTSYNGVWAPAFNPVSGAVVAPVRIGGKWGLAENNNIIWQPKYTQLWKQRFTAQGDIWAVCSPSYGEFTLVKNDAPWSVSAAVVYDVAVSPDGQRAAAVARGHDRRYKVMIDNKFWPGSFEMIWRPVFSADSANCAARVDMGSKQTIMVNGKAFGEEFDQCFEPAFSPDSSKVLIKARNGKEYIRIVADVSEFK
- a CDS encoding class I SAM-dependent methyltransferase — encoded protein: MDDLQLQLLIDLHISNFRQGPGGENETRQALKLAGVDNSRPLKVADIGCGTGASTLQLAKELDAEIIAVDFLPEFLEELQARAKKQLGSSADMITTMNCSMDALPFADEEFDLIWSEGAIYNMGFEAGVSAWKRFLKPGGKLVISEITWLTAERPFELQSHWDAEYPEISVASAKMEILERHGYSPEGYFYLPPRCWIDNYYRPIREGLDAFLDRNGTSALAKEIVECEKAEMALYDKFQDYYSYGVYIAKKI